The genomic stretch CAAGCCTTGCTTGTTTCTCCTTCTTTTCCACCCCTTTAAACCTTGTACTACCATTTATCTTTTCCTTGCTTGCTTCATTTTCTATTCTATCTTCTTCAGCCAGTTGCATCTGCTTCTCTTTAGCATCATTGTCTGAAACTGTCAAGGTCATATGCTCATTCTCATTTGTTTCTTGTGGATCCATGCCTTCTAGAAGCATTTCAAGCCACTTTTCCACATTCCCTTTGCCACGTCTTCTATTTTCTTCACTTTCACTTATTTCTAGCCTCTCAAGTTTCCTTTCAATGGAGTTGTCTTCCTCCAATGCAACAAGTGATCTTTCTTGCTCCTCAAGTTTCTCTTCTGTCATGTTCTTATCTGCTGATGTTTTTTGCTCTTTCTCatgttcttctttctctttttcttcttttgcaaGCAATCTATCTTCGCATCCTCTTTGTTCTTCATCCAAAAGAATCCTTAGCTCCTTGTGCAAATGGTTTCTTGGCTTGCTTCCATGCAAATACAGAACAGGTTTTCCATCATCTTCCTTATCCTCAAAAGCGGACGCGTCTATTCTTGTTCtctttcttccttgctcccaTTCATGCCTAATCTCATTATCTAGTTCATCTCTTTGTTTGAACTTCTTGTGAAGCTCTTTCTCTGCAGCATCACAAATTTCCTTCTGCGCTTCAAGTCTAGCCATCAATGCATTACTTGCAGCCTGGTTCAATCTAATCTGTTCCTTATACATGACAGTCCTACAGGACAAAAACAAGTGCAAACATTTCTCTCAGTTTACATATGTGCCTATAGTTTAAAAAGTTTTCAATTAAGTTCCTATACTGGATGAAAAATCgctatttttttctaaaaagtttaaaaactaatgaaaattaTTGATTTTCTCCCCTTAGTTTTGGTAGTCTTACTGGTGCATTGTGTCTCTAATCATCTTCTCCAGCATGGTCCTGTAAGAGCACTGAGCCTCTGCTAACCTCCGGCACTTCTCTGCCTTTCGCCGACATTTTATCAGCTCTATTTCTAGGTCCTGAACTAtgagcttttcttcttcattcatGAGCTTCATTTCTTTCACTTCATTATCTAGCTTCTGTATCTCTGCTTGAAATCTTGCACTTTCTTCTCTTTGCTTTAGGGAATCTCTAGCCATGACAATGGCATGATAGGGATTTTTACCCAACTGTGGATCTTCATTTTCCTTCAAAATATTTCCCTTGCTTTTTCTTGAAGCTACTGCAAAAGATCATTGGTTTTGCAAATATAAGCTGGTCAGATTTAACTTCAATCTGCACAAAACTCAAATCAAGATACTCTTAACTATCACATTAAGATTGATGTCATATTTACTACCAATAGCAGCAGACATTGGCTTTGGATTCCTATTGTAATCCACTAGGCTTGAAGATAACGCGCTGTAAGATTCTCTTCGTGATTCCCTTTGAGATTCTACAATTGCAGCCGGAGCTAGGCCAATTTCCTCTTTCAATGCAAAGAAATGTTGTGGAAAAGAATGAGAATCCACAATTTGTGAACCATTCAACTCATGATCTTCTCCTTCACAGAACAGAAATGAAAAGCCTCTATGCctgttttgttttcaatttgCACTACAAAAATCAGCAACCATTCCAATCCACTTTGATCTTTGATGGAAAATGagaatttaatttcaaaaaaaaaagaaaaagaaaaaagaatcaACAACCTGAAGTCTGAATTTGAAGAAGTGAAAATAGACAAGAACTGGTTTACAGATACACCTAGTTGGAATTCCCACCATGGGATTAAGAACTCCagcttgtttttcttcttcttacaAGCTTGCTTCTGCATGATCCTCAGATTGCTTACAACAGTTAATCCCCCTCCTAAGTGTTTCAATCcagaaaagagaaattaaattgttCTTGTGATAAACCTATAATATTCAAATTAGGTGCACCTACACAAAATTATAAACTTCTGAAACTAGTACTTTGTAAAGATCCCCCAAAGCATAAATTCTCAGAAGTAAAAGTAGAATCAGTTAATCTAGAAAAACTAAATAACCTTAAAATAGTAGAGGGAAAAACATAAACACATAtttagaataataaattatgataaTTCAAAACTTAAACACCCTTATAAAGGTTTTATTGGTACTTGTTTTGAGAGATATATTACTTGAACAAGGAAACCAGTGATCAATGTCCCAAGCCAGTGGAGAGGTTGAATCTGCATGATAATACACGACATTGCCATAGGCATCGACTCGAATCACAGCAGGGTCGAAACCAGCATTCctagaatttaattaattcacaagaacaccagaACCAGATTTATTTTTTCCCTTTGcttataaaaaaatctaaagcAAAATTGTTCATACTATAAATTGAAGTTCCTAATCCTACCCAAGATGGTTGAGCTGCTTCCACAAGAGACTGGCAAAGATCTTAGGCTTTGTAGTTGGCTTCGCCTTTGGATCGATAACCGCAAACATCTTATCCAAATCCCTTGCTCTCTCAGCCTAAAAATAACCTCAGAAAACAAGATTATTAGAAATATGATTGAATCAATTAGGCAATTAGATATTACTTACCAATTGGTTATCTCATATGCTTATATAAGGCTTGCAATCACTTCTAATTGTTAATTGGTTTTCTCTGATTACCATGGATCTCAAGTTTCCTcaacaaaaaacaaataatttcAAGATACATGACATAGCTGAACTCAACTAACAACACCctcaaaaaaacaaaagaagttAACTACATAAGCATGACCCAGAATTCAAATTCCCATAAAAGTTATAGATCTTTACAGTAAATCCAATCAAAATGATGAAGGGCATGGATCCATTCGCTTACCTCATGTTCCTTCAAAGCATAAGGTAAGAAAGTGAAGGGAGGGCCATGGCTGAAAGGAGTTAAATCCTTATTGCGGCAGAGCTTTGCATAGGCTTTTGGGTACCCAAGATTCTCACTAACAACCATTTCTTCTTTGGTGAATCCAtaatcttcttctgccatttgGGGTTTCTTATGATGATGAAGTTATGGTGTAAGATGCAGGGGAATGAAACAGAGGAGACTCTGTTTTTGTTTATTCATAGGAGCTTTTCTAACGGTCGAATTgatttcattttcacttattgGTTTGGTTGGTGTAAAGTTCAATTGGTTTTAATTTTTGgagatttcaaattttaaaccAATATAATATAAGTATAATAAGAGTAATTAATAAGTTTAATTACACTTTTGAATCACAACCATACAATCAATTTTTtcctttagtttttttttatttacaaaaataatattctaaATCGTTGTTTACGATTTAAATTTGTTtgtttgaataattatttaaataataaatattaaaaataattaatttttatcgACAATTTTGAGAAAAATGATCTAATATGATAGTAAATAAAATCAATAGTTTTATAATTGAGATTTAAAATTATCAAAGGTGATTAATTACTTAAAAGACCAcatgattttttcttttttaatttgagTTATTCATGTAAAGTATAAGGGCTTAGGTTTGTTTATCTTAACCTTGAATAAACTCTCTTCTCTTAATGAATGTTtcctattttttatttcaatatttttttataattaaaatatcaaaaatactagaaagaaagaaacagtCCAAACTTatcttatttagtatttattaattatcgttataattaataaatactaaataaaataaattttagctgttttaattaagtttctatacttttttcttttaattgagttcttgcaccaatttttttaaattaggttcttacaatcaatttttttttagttgggtctCTATATAGGTAAGTCAGTTATTGTCAAGatgtacctaattaaaaaaaaaattggtacagagacccaattaaaagaaaaaaagtataaagataaaagatctaattgaaaattttgcgaAATTATAGGGaccaatagagtaattaaatcttaaaaaataaaaaataaaaaataaaaaaaataactgcAATCCAGAAacaaaaatagaacaaaaacaagaacaaaaattaGAGAAGGTGGTTGCAATAACAGCAGCGATGTAGGGAGGGGAGCAGCTCGGCGGCGACCTCCTTCAGCCTCGACAGAAACCGCTGCAGGATTTGtgatgaatttgaaaatttgggattctgatgaataagaaaaagaattagGAACTTGAATCTTAACTTACATGTGATGGCAGTGACGGGGGAGTTGCGTGGTGGTGGACTGGTGGTGGTAGTGAAACTGAATAACGGAGAGTAAGAAAGGAAGGAGAAAGGAGGCACAACAGTGATGCTGAAAACGCAAGGAATACGAcgaccaccaccaccaccagcacCTCCCCAACGACGACGAAGAACAAGAGGCGAGGGCGAGGACCAGGTGCGGTGAGATAAGATGAGGCGAGGGCGAGACGCGGTGAAACAAGGGCAAAGGGAAAAGCGAGGTGAGAGCGAGAGCGAGGGCAAGAACGTCCACGACGGAGACAACGACGACGAGactttcttctctctttctttctctgtgaGTTTCTGTTTCTTTCTCTTGTGATATATTGAaaggtaaatttttttaaaacacgattttaatattaaataaaacgTTGGGAgcgattttaaataaaaaataagattacgaacaattttgattttgatcctATAGTTTAGATACCAAAATAATAGTGATCCCTTCAAAATATGATAACTTAAGTGTAACAACTACATGTGGTAGTTGTTGTCATGTGAGTGTAACGAGCAAATTGGATGAAAAGGTTGGTGACCCACATCAATGACTATTTGGTAACAATAATGCAACTATAGTTTTAAATATGTTCAATTTGTTAGGAGTTAGGACCGACATTAACTTTAAGAAGCTAATCAcatttggaaaaaaaaattaaccttgagggaattttttttttttctggcgCCCTAAAGTTGGGACAAAAGATTGTAGTGGCCGTTTAATTCAAGGAGTATTATaaaataggtttaattattctatcgATTCTtataatttcatcaaatttttaattaagtatttatatttttttattaatttatctctatactatttttaattttgtaatcatatttttttatattaaaaatattaaaattaacataatatttttactaaaatacacacggtcaaaaatttaattaaatttttaattataaatatctttaatttgtaaaaaaatattcagttaactctaatattttttacactagaaataacttaataacaaaattaaagtaatataaaaatctaaattaaaaaaaatatatagagacttaattaaaattttagtaaaactATAAGTatcaacagaataattaaacctataaaatataataaaaagaagagaaagaagagtgATTCCGGTGACTGTAATAGTAGTTGTTAAatcataaaacaaaaagaaagatatgAAGATTCAcgtataattatttttattagaaattgatagttaaaaattattagatgataaattaataatttaattaaatttatcgatttttaaatattaattttatatgaagATAATTGTGTAgaaatttttaccaaaaaaaaaataatgagataaaatttataaacactaaaaataatgccaaattATTTTAACAACAAAActcttataataattttaattgtctagtatttttatttaaaaaataaaataaaattaattcttccttttctttttcttttatatttaatcGATTTTTGTTAAGAGATACTCTAAGTTTGAACATATCAgtagagaaaaaaacaaaacagaACAAAAAAGTTGTGTTTGTTTAGATACATGAGACATTGAGActaaaaaaacacaaaattatatttagcatatgaaataaagataaaaatattatattcagaaatattaaattagttattttgtgttatttttgataaaaaaaatacaaaaatactaacAATAAGCACAATTTatcttttacattttttttctaattctcataattttttttaactttttttactatatttcttttttcgaatttttatataaaaaaataaaaataaattaaatttttttaatttttttaatttatcatcgaataaaatataaaaatattaattttttattttattttcaatatcttatcgtatatatatatttttttaatcaaatggCAACCTAAAAAGATCTTTTCAGCAAAAAATACACCCCAAAACATAACCCAAATTGCAGGTGTTATTCCTCCAAGGGAATGAGTGTAATTGTCAATCTTTCTTTTATTGGAGATTCATATAATcttatctatctatctataaCTATATACGTGTATGCTTGAAAAACCAAACTCAGAAACTGCTTAGACTATTACAGTATATAACAAATTTGGATGAAGTACTACGTATCAATATTAGTGTATATATAGTTATAGTTATTAAtatatctacttaatatactaaaactgggtTTTCCCCCGACTGCTAAAGGTGACGTGTCGATCTCTCATGCATccgttttccctccaaaacgaaatttttttttctattctaaattattttattgcaattatattataattaatactaaatgaatagtatataattatactaatttagtaacatatctttattataattatatcaaattaatatttaatgcactattaaactacttatcaattatcaattataaatacttttaataattttaatgataataataatatcaataatagtaataataatctTTGTTACCcgtatatcaaataatttttctaaattattttataaaaaagatctttaatataattatattataattactgctaaataaataatatataattatactaatttagcaacatatcttcattataattatatcaaatcaatatttaatgcattgttaaactacttatcagttattaattaaaaatacttttaataattttaatgataataataatatcaataatagtaataataataataaaaaatatttgttatccgattcaaataatttttctaaattattttataaaaaagatttttaatattagtatattgtaattaatatttaattaataatatataattatactaatttaaaaatatattttcattataattgtatcaaatcaaaatttaatacactactaaactacttatcaattatcaattaaaaatactttttattcaaattatattccgttaaattatttttgatacATAACAAAGATTAGGAACATATGTTCATTATACTAATTGATTATGGTTAATAATTTCattaaaattattcattattgTTCCTAACTGTATTCATCATATATTTCAATCTATTTTGATTCACATTCAAATTATTGTACTAATCTTCGTTCAGGGATATGAtgaaattaatatataattatactaatttaggaatatatattcattataattgtatcaaatcaatatttaatgcattattaaaaaattaccttaataataggtaatttacatatttatttttattttactaaagtCTATATATAGTGTTTTCCTGTTGTACACGAATCTAAATTTGAGagtcaattcataattttatatttagtgttttttttactacttcatagaataagaatgtattcttcgttttttattgaagttgatccttttaaagtacaatttataattttttataatatttttcatatactcATTATATGatattattcttttaataattttttatttgttgttattCTAAGTTATTCTTATCGTCTAATATTTCAGTTCGATTGTCTTTTGCCACAATCGTTTATAATGCATCACATCCATGAAATACCTCATCGAGTTGTCTTCACTGATTCGGGTTCCAACTACATGGATGTAAGTGTTCAAAGAAGAGGCAATAGTCTCTACTTTACCGAAGGATGGTTGGATCTACTCACCTATTATGACCAACCCAATGGAATGTGGTTAAAGTTAGATTTCTTAAGAGGAGCTCGATTTTTGATTGAGGAATTGCATCCACGGAACTTTATAGGGCAAGTTCAAGTTCCATCCCCTCCATGCTTTTTACGTCTGCCTGAAAATCTTCGAAGTGGAGCACATAATGAAATTGAATTCCCTCAGTTTCAGTTCAGTTTTGCTAAATTCGTGACAAATTCAGATATGCAATTTCAACGAttggtaatatatttaaaatttcttagtttaaactgttcattattagaataattttttaacatattttgattttttttttcaaaaattaccaactttcttttgcatgcatgcaatgcCATTGAGGGGAATAAGAGTTAGTTTGGTTTCTCGGTGTGGCAATTCTATACCTTGCCACATTGCATGGATAGCGGATGATGAAGCTTATCTAACAAGAGGATGGTCTGAGTTTGCACGAATTCTAAATATTGAAACTTACGATGTTATTTCAGTTGGTTGTCGTTACACGAATGATTCTATACTATACGTGACTAAGAACTAGAATAGGTTCAATATTGTTTAGGTAATTTGGTTTTACtattagtatttgattaaattataattatagaattttaaattattgcatcaatttatatattatgattattttttgtagatgtgctatttttaaataatttaatacaaTGAAGTAGTGTCCAATattattaagtttatttttatcctttatttctttatttgtattttcattatatttgacACAAAATAAACCTACACATATATTAAATCGTTGACCTAAAGACAATTTATTTGTcaataaaaacaaattttatttataattggaataaaatttatttaccAATAATCGATGGCAAAAGTTGAAATTCACCCGTGTTTTAAATTGTAATTTATCGAGAATTTATTTAAGACAGCACGTGATaacatattttgaaaataagataaattataatgttaagataattttatatttataattattgttttagataattataataaatttagataatATAAAAATGCAATATAATcgaatataaaataaatctaatcgaattttatattgttttatattacttatttccctaataattttaattttacattttaaattgaaattctaattataatattaattttagagAAATTTAATTAACCATATAGAAAATAATATACtaacagttttagtatattatctATGGCAAGCGAAATGATTTCGTcagattttttattaaaattgaaattataaattgtttaaaaaaaggtttattaataaaattactaatagTCATATTTTTATACACATGATAtatgttttttatatattattttaaaaatataatgaaacatgaataatgaatgagtatgttattttttttgacTAGCTAATTAATACAAAATTGAGTACCCTTTTTTATTCGATTGAGGTCATATTCTGATTGGTGAAAGTTACAATCACCTTAATTAAATCCTGTCTTTGTGCCTTAACTTATACAGGTAGTAATATGTTACATATTATTTGGTATATCTAAGTAATTATTTCCCATAGTGGAGAtgtaaaaaatcatattaagaTTTATTACCAAATAATTAGTTGATGAATAATagtagattatattattttgggaaagtattttcattataattatatcaaatcaatatttaattatgataaaatatgttaattataattatatcatagaattataataattacgatatttatgttatatattttaattatttatgtacgtaaataaaatagaaatcaatcaaattaaattatcacGGTAAATAATATGTTGTATATTCTTACGATAAATAATTCgtagataaaatttaaattacaccCGTGTCATATAatcataatttattaattagtataaaataaaattagtaataatctaaataattatatcttaacaaaaatataatttgaagtAATAGAATATTTTGTTAAAGGTAAATCAAATGAATAAGATTGAAAATTATATACCAATGAATAAGATTGAATAAATCAATGATTTTGTActttaattaagtaattaatgcaCGTGATAATTTTGTACTTTAATTTCGATAATGATTTGTAATAAAATCATTGATTAATTACGATAATGATTtgtaataaaattataatttcgaTAATGCTTTTATTACATTTGCTAATACACGTTCATTATTTAGTAAATCAATAATTTTGTACTTTAATATTTTGACAATTATTACTTAATTAACCAGTTAATTgaattaataataacaattttcaatttcaaattttgtatattaAGTAATTATTAAAAACTGGGTAATAACGATTTACACAAAAAAAATCATTGATAATTcaattaatcataaaaaaaataatataataacggttttagtatattatttagGGCAAGATAAATTATTttctcaaattaaattttatataattatagtaaATCTCTATAATTAAAACAATATAAAACTGcttcatatataataataatattatacatataaaattaaaattgaaattaagattaacaaaataatttaaatattattgcaAAATCATATcgtttatttaaatttaatgtctattttaaaaataattttaatttaataaatatatgtattagaTTATATACACGGGtaataattgattttaaattaaataaataaatagtttagtaatatttaaaaaagataattttaatttaataaatatttattacccgtgaaataatttcaaaataatcGCAGTGTCTTATCAACatagtaataaaataatttaaaatcataatttttttttgaaaactattattttattatatgaaattgaaattgaaatttaataatttctatttatataatttttttctattagtaTCAAGTATTTCCATTAAAAATTCATATCATTTGTAAttagtgtgtatatatatatataagtcgTAATAGTCAATTATTATTAACTTAGGACAGCTATTTATTAATTTGTTGTTTATCAAATCTCTGTTAGTCTGATTTTATATACCCAATATGTCTAAATAGGCTGAATTACAAATTTTCTCACTGACCTCTTCTATCCACACATGATTTGAGAAGCCTGATTGCTCAAACAGAGTTCAACGTCTCagttcttaattaaactcacaCTTGGTAGCattaaattaaatgaaatgAATTTGGCTAATTGTGCTGCCTATTATTCAAATCATCAATGTTAGGTATTTAGATACATGAAAAGTGGGCCCATCAGCAGGCCGTTATTACTTAGATACATGTTAGGCacgttaattttaaaattcacaTGAATAttgttttaatatattaaaattttaatgtgtCTAATATAAATGAATCTTGCTATAAATATAATatgttttaatatataaaacatgctattttgatAAATGGATCAAATGGTAAATTGGTATATGtctaatttgaaaatatatcaTAGAAAAAAGAGGTTTATACTAGAACAGttcattttttattctattgAATCTGTAAAACACGGGCATGTGTATCTGGCATGTTATTTTAACAGCAGCAACTAGAAAATTACACTATGTGGAAAGCGTTGCATGGTTTGTAATGAATTATTTAAgtggttggtgcacgaaaatgcaataacacttttgcaatcccgcacaactaaccagcaagtgcactgggtcgtccaagtaataccttgcgtgagcaagggtcgatcccacggagattgtcggcttgaagcaagctatggttatcttgtaaatcttagtcaggatatcagaaattatcaggattgattgtaaaaagcaaaagaacataaaaagggtacttgttttgcagtaatagggaataggctgaggctttggagatgctccatcttccgaatctctgctttcctactgtcttcttcatcaaacacgcaaggctccttccatggcaagctgtatgtagggtttcaccattgtcagtggctacctcccatcctctcagtgaaaatacgtccctgatgctctgtcacagcataggctaatcatctgtcggttctcaatcaggccggaatagaatccagtgattcttttgcgtctgtcactaacgccccaccttcaggagtttgaagcacgtcacagtcatccagtcattgaatcctactcagaataccacagacaaggtttagaccttccggattctcttgaatgccgccatcagttctagcttataccacgaagattccgattaaagaacccaagagatatctacttaatctaagatagaacggaggtggttgtcagtcacacgttcatagtttgagaatatgatgagtgtcacagatcatcacattcatccgggttaagagcaagtgatatcttagaatggaagcaagcatgattgaataagaaacagtagtaattgcattaatccatcaagacacagcagagctcctcacccccaaccatggggtttagaggctcatgctgtggaaggtacacaatgagacgtctaaaatgttatgaggtcatcaggtacggatacaatgtcaaaagatcctataaatagtaaactagtatcctatggtttacagaaatgagtaaatgacagaaaaatccacttccgggcccacttggtgtgtgcttgggctgagcaatgaagaaatttcgtgtagagaccttttctggagttaaacgccagctttcatgccagtttgggcgtttaactccaagttttatgccagttccggcgtttaacgccggaatttctgaggccgaattgctacgcaggtttgggccatcaaatcttgggcaaagtatgaactattatatattgctggaaagcccaggatgtctactttccaacgccgttgagagcgcgccaattgggcttctgtagctccagaaaatccacttcgagtgcagggaggtcagaatccaacagcatctgcagtccttttcagtctctggatcagatttttgctcagaaccttcaatttcagtcagaaaatacctgaaatcacagaaaaacacacaagctcatagtaaagtccagaaaagtgaattttaactaaaaactaataaaaatatactaagaactcaactaaaactaccaaaaacatactaaaaataatgccaaaaagcgtataaattatccgctcatcacaacaccaaacttaaactgttgcttgtccccaagcaactgaaaattaaaataggataaaaagaagagaatatactatagattccaaaatatcaaagaaacatagctccaattagatgagcgggactagtagctttttgcctccgaacagttttggcatctcactctatcccttgaagttcagaatgattggcatctatgagaactcagaactcagatagtgttattgattctcctagttaagtatgatgattcttgaacatagctactttattgagtcttggctgtggcccaaagcactctgtcttccagtattaccaccggatacatacatgccacagacacataattgggtgaacctttttagattgtgactcagctttgctaaagtccccaattagaggtgtccagagttcttaagcac from Arachis stenosperma cultivar V10309 chromosome 9, arast.V10309.gnm1.PFL2, whole genome shotgun sequence encodes the following:
- the LOC130951308 gene encoding uncharacterized protein LOC130951308, coding for MAEEDYGFTKEEMVVSENLGYPKAYAKLCRNKDLTPFSHGPPFTFLPYALKEHEAERARDLDKMFAVIDPKAKPTTKPKIFASLLWKQLNHLGNAGFDPAVIRVDAYGNVVYYHADSTSPLAWDIDHWFPCSRGGLTVVSNLRIMQKQACKKKKNKLEFLIPWWEFQLGVSVNQFLSIFTSSNSDFRHRGFSFLFCEGEDHELNGSQIVDSHSFPQHFFALKEEIGLAPAAIVESQRESRRESYSALSSSLVDYNRNPKPMSAAIVASRKSKGNILKENEDPQLGKNPYHAIVMARDSLKQREESARFQAEIQKLDNEVKEMKLMNEEEKLIVQDLEIELIKCRRKAEKCRRLAEAQCSYRTMLEKMIRDTMHQTVMYKEQIRLNQAASNALMARLEAQKEICDAAEKELHKKFKQRDELDNEIRHEWEQGRKRTRIDASAFEDKEDDGKPVLYLHGSKPRNHLHKELRILLDEEQRGCEDRLLAKEEKEKEEHEKEQKTSADKNMTEEKLEEQERSLVALEEDNSIERKLERLEISESEENRRRGKGNVEKWLEMLLEGMDPQETNENEHMTLTVSDNDAKEKQMQLAEEDRIENEASKEKINGSTRFKGVEKKEKQARLVRSESARILRRIPSSPSLFLGMRKGLESFRKKPATGNDIEDGRHSVVGNKFFSSPFKTLKKAVKL